One stretch of Paramormyrops kingsleyae isolate MSU_618 chromosome 4, PKINGS_0.4, whole genome shotgun sequence DNA includes these proteins:
- the gpaa1 gene encoding glycosylphosphatidylinositol anchor attachment 1 protein yields MGLLSDPNRRRALTTLLTRLNTPLCVVCYLAGVAWFMGLAFQPFTLRTYMSENAMGSTMVEEHFPAGERALAMGREFSAHKKQAGGMPVDWLVKAMQAKGLEVFTQSFSRTLPFPDENKERYMVRGTNVYGILRAPRAPRTESLVFSAPCSPQGNDQAVGLLLGLAQYFRGQIYWAKDIIFLVNEHDLIGMQAWLEGYHHTNSTGMSWTPLHGRGGSIQAALTLELSSDVITSLDLVLEGLNGQLPNLDLANLFYAFCQKINVLCTIQGKLQRNDWDSVAGYSHAVQTMLLMVLKQASGRPWGDHGLFLRYHVEAATIRGINSFRQYKTDATTVGRLIEGMYRKLNNLLERLHQSYFFYLLPSLSHFVSIGYYMPAFGLLILIPLLRALDLWVQLEGAAPAAVDGLVDGEQPSSPGFLSVMTPVVISHLTGVALYTLPVLAQQAAVEHFPVSETEAVVLTAIAIYTAGLALPHNTHRVLSGQGTEEGWRVLKLVAVLYMAVLLACTALINFSLGFILALTLVPVAAFITPHVPRIPSALAMVLLSPACTLLFSVFVYQELQETPVSLLDGWSLFLSVISQGILDHNLYGSLVYPLISLLVYPCWLLLWNILFWK; encoded by the exons ATGGGGCTGCTGTCAGACCCCAATCGGAGGAGGGCGCTGACCACGCTTCTCACCCGCCTCAACACGCCTCTCTG TGTAGTGTGCTACCTGGCAGGTGTGGCCTGGTTCATGGGCCTGGCTTTTCAGCCTTTCACGCTGCGCACGTACATGTCTGAGAACGCCATGGGCTCCACCATGGTGGAGGAGCATTTCCCCGCCGGGGAGAGGGCCCTGGCCATGGGCAGAGAATTTTCCGCTCACAAGAAGCAGGCAGG CGGGATGCCTGTGGACTGGCTGGTGAAAGCGATGCAGGCTAAGGGCCTGGAGGTGTTCACGCAGAGCTTCTCACGTACTCTGCCCTTCCCAGATGAGAACAAAGAGCGCTAC ATGGTACGTGGCACTAATGTCTACGGCATCCTCCGAGCCCCTCGGGCCCCCCGTACAGAGTCCCTGGTGTTTAGTGCCCCCTGCAGTCCACAGGGCAATGACCAGGCTGTGGGTCTCCTGCTGGGCTTGGCGCAGTACTTCAGAG GTCAGATCTACTGGGCCAAGGACATCATATTCCTGGTGAATGAGCACGACCTGATTGGCATGCAGGCTTGGCTGGAGGGCTATCATCACACTAACAGCACAG GGATGAGCTGGACGCCCCTGCACGGCAGAGGCGGCTCCATCCAGGCCGCCCTCACGCTGGAGCTCAGCAGTGACGTCATCACCAGCCTGGATCTGGTGCTTGAGGGCCTCAATGGTCAGCTGCCCAATTTGGACCTGGCCAACCTCTTTTATGCTTTCTGTCAGAAGATCAATGTGCTGTGCACCATCCAGGGCAAG CTGCAGAGGAACGACTGGGACAGTGTGGCAGGATACAGCCACGCAGTGCAGACCATGCTGCTGATGGTGCTGAAGCAGGCTAGCGGGAGGCCCTGGGGAGACCACGGCCTCTTTCTGCGCTACCACGTCGAGGCGGCGACCATCCGGGGGATCAACAGCTTCCGGCAGTACAAGACCGACGCCACCACTGTGGGCAG gctcatAGAGGGAATGTACCGTAAGCTGAATAATCTCCTGGAACGTCTTCACCAGTCCTATTTCTTTTACCTGCTGCCCTCCCTGTCGCACTTTGTGTCCATCGGATACTACATGCCAGCTTTCGGCCTGCTGATACTCATCCCGTTACTCCGG GCTCTTGACCTGTGGGTTCAGCTGGAGGGTGCAGCACCAGCAGCCGTGGATGGCTTGGTGGACGGAGAGCAG CCTTCCAGCCCTGGGTTCCTGTCAGTCATGACCCCGGTGGTCATCAGCCACCTCACAGGGGTGGCTTTGTACACGCTGCCTGTTCTGGCCCAGCAGGCTGCTGTGGAGCACTTCCCCGTGTCGGAGACCGAGGCTGTGGTGCTGACGGCCATCGCCATCTACACTGCGGGCCTGGCGCTGCCACACAACACGCACAG GGTGCTGTCTGGTCAGGGCACAGAGGAAGGCTGGCGTGTGCTGAAGCTGGTTGCGGTTCTCTACATGGCTGTTCTGTTGGCCTGCACTGCCCTCATCAACTTCTCCCTGGGCTTCATCCTGGCCCTCACGCTAGTTCCTGTAGCAGCCTTCATCACTCCCCACGTGCCCAG GATCCCAAGCGCCTTGGCCATGGTTCTGTTGAGCCCCGCCTGCACGCTCCTCTTCTCCGTCTTCGTCTACCAGGAGCTGCAGGAAACGCCGGTTTCCCTGCTGGACGGCTGGAGCCTCTTCCTGTCTGTCATCTCGCAGGGCATCTTGGACCATAACCTGTACGGCTCCCTGGTTTACCCCCTCATCTCCCTCTTAGTCTACCCCTGCTGGCTGCTACTCTGGAACATTCTCTTCTGGAAATAG
- the exosc4 gene encoding exosome complex component RRP41, protein MAGLELLSDQGYRLDGRKPSELRKVQARMGVFTQADGSAYIEQGNTKALAVVYGPHEVRGSRSKALHDRAVINCQYSMATFSTAERKRRPHGDRKSSEMSLHLKQTFEAAVLTSLYPRSQIDIFVKILQSDGGNYSACVNAATLAVIDAGIPMRDYVCACSAGFVENTAVVDLCHAEESGGGTVMSLALLPRGGQVALVQMDARLHQDHLDALMEAAMTACRSLGQVLDGVVRQHLQEVSVLTAE, encoded by the exons ATGGCTGGTCTAGAGTTGCTGTCGGATCAGGGATACCGGTTAGATGGTAGAAAACCATCGGAACTGCGGAAGGTGCAGGCTCGTATGGGAGTGTTTACCCAAGCCGACGGGTCAGCGTACATTGAGCAAGGAAATACCAAGGCGTTAGCGGTGGTGTACGGCCCCCATGAG GTGCGCGGCTCCCGCAGCAAGGCGCTCCATGACCGCGCCGTCATTAACTGCCAGTATAGCATGGCCACCTTCAGCACGGCGGAGAGGAAGCGCCGGCCGCACGGAGACCGCAAGTCCAGCGAGATGAGCCTGCACCTCAAGCAGACCTTCGAGGCGGCCGTGCTGACCTCCCTCTACCCGCGCTCACAGATCGACATCTTCGTCAAG ATCCTGCAGTCGGATGGTGGAAACTACAGCGCGTGTGTGAACGCAGCCACCCTGGCGGTGATCGACGCTGGCATCCCCATGCGCGACTACGTGTGCGCCTGCAGCGCCGGCTTCGTGGAGAACACGGCAGTAGTGGACCTCTGCCACGCAGAGGAGAGCGGCGGCGGCACCGTCATGTCACTGGCGCTGTTGCCGCGTGGCGGGCAGGTCGCCCTGGTGCAAATGGACGCCCGACTGCACCAGGACCACCTGGATGCTCTGATGGAGGCCGCCATGACAGCCTGCCGCAGCTTGGGCCAAGTGCTGGATGGGGTTGTTCGACAGCACCTGCAGGAGGTGTCCGTCCTGACGGCGGAGTGA
- the fuz gene encoding protein fuzzy homolog, with the protein MLQAGAVQLLCLTASSGVPLFCRGASKQLPFSVIGSLNGVHMFAGGQGVQLFNCDTDRGGRVLWKVFHDSVMLIAVTGQRSDACGNLQLRRLLDNVWNCMVLVLGLEELTNVRNVERLKRELRSCYQLIDTFLDVGKDWMGDLTHCVECLLPAQPAVLQDTLNAFAQAAESDFGCLLVHGKMVVATDKWWRLAPQEVVLLAALVRTLGGSACCDCPIFLPQGSPTVPHRLLRFQLLPGVNVCMLCGPTPTLQSVEGELVVRFWRPLVDMLHGCQALHQRCFPGSVGLHRDVLALLLINRESSRAVSSVHPAPSAPGAPSPIRRWELLRLLFTFATTRYFSQTEAPQKGEQLPPPEEFAPGFSDQPQQCYLVTDECKFFALQTPQHQLYILTAVSVPTFALRPLATRTLSTLTDSTGF; encoded by the coding sequence ATGCTGCAGGCCGGCGCAGTGCAGCTCCTGTGCCTCACGGCGAGCAGCGGCGTGCCGCTCTTCTGCCGCGGCGCGTCCAAGCAACTTCCCTTCTCAGTCATCGGCTCCCTGAACGGGGTACATATGTTTGCTGGGGGCCAGGGCGTCCAGCTCTTTAACTGTGACACGGACCGGGGTGGCCGAGTGCTATGGAAAGTTTTCCACGACAGCGTGATGCTGATCGCTGTCACTGGGCAGCGCAGCGATGCCTGCGGCAACCTGCagctgcgccgcctgctggaTAACGTGTGGAACTGCATGGTGCTCGTGCTGGGGCTGGAGGAGCTTACTAACGTGCGTAACGTGGAGCGCCTGAAGCGGGAACTGCGCTCCTGCTACCAGCTCATCGACACTTTCCTTGACGTCGGCAAAGACTGGATGGGGGACCTGACGCACTGCGTCGAGTGTCTGCTGCCCGCACAGCCTGCAGTGCTGCAGGACACCCTGAATGCCTTTGCCCAAGCCGCAGAGAGTGACTTTGGCTGCTTGCTGGTCCATGGCAAGATGGTGGTGGCTACTGATAAGTGGTGGCGCCTCGCGCCTCAGGAGGTGGTGCTGTTGGCAGCTCTGGTGCGGACGCTGGGTGGGTCAGCATGCTGTGACTGCCCCATCTTCCTGCCTCAGGGCAGCCCCACGGTGCCCCACCGCCTGCTGCGCTTCCAGCTGCTTCCAGGAGTGAACGTGTGCATGCTGTGCGGACCCACGCCGACGCTACAGAGCGTCGAGGGGGAGCTGGTGGTGCGTTtctggcgccccctggtggacatgcTCCACGGTTGCCAGGCCCTGCACCAGCGCTGCTTCCCCGGCTCAGTGGGCCTCCACAGGGATGTGCTGGCCCTGTTGCTCATTAACCGGGAGTCCAGTCGGGCCGTGTCTTCTGTCCACCCTGCCCCCTCTGCCCcgggtgccccctcccccatacgCCGCTGGGAGCTGCTGCGCCTCCTCTTCACGTTTGCCACCACCCGCTATTTCAGCCAGACGGAGGCGCCGCAGAAGGGGGAGCAGCTTCCCCCCCCGGAGGAGTTTGCTCCTGGCTTCTCTGATCAGCCCCAGCAGTGTTACCTGGTGACTGACGAGTGCAAATTCTTCGCTCTGCAGACCCCACAGCACCAGCTCTACATCCTGACAGCCGTTTCCGTGCCGACCTTTGCCCTCCGACCCCTGGCCACGCGCACACTCTCTACACTTACTGACTCCACTGGTTTCTAA